A stretch of the Agrobacterium fabrum str. C58 genome encodes the following:
- the gst gene encoding glutathione S-transferase, producing the protein MNTFDLYYWPVPFRGQLIRGILAHCGCSWDEHDVDAIEGLMDCGAEKQPVAFMGPPVLIDRERNFAISQMPAIAIYLGERLDILPATVEGRTLSAKIVNDANDVLDELTLNGGREMWTPEKWQEFVPRLQKWIRIFADTGARNGLSAASGFMLGTEKIGVADIVTAILWTTVADRFPAIKGIIEDTSPIIWGLSRRVVATAPLAALNSKSFEEYGNAYCGGEIEKSLRKVAS; encoded by the coding sequence ATGAACACCTTCGACCTTTATTACTGGCCAGTTCCATTTCGAGGCCAGCTCATCCGCGGAATTCTGGCCCATTGTGGGTGCTCCTGGGATGAACACGATGTCGATGCGATTGAAGGTCTTATGGATTGCGGGGCGGAAAAGCAGCCGGTTGCCTTCATGGGGCCACCGGTTCTGATTGACCGCGAGCGCAATTTCGCGATCTCTCAGATGCCGGCGATCGCCATCTACCTCGGTGAGCGGCTAGATATCCTGCCGGCAACTGTTGAGGGCCGCACGCTCAGTGCCAAGATCGTCAATGACGCCAATGACGTCCTCGATGAGTTAACCCTCAACGGCGGGCGCGAGATGTGGACGCCTGAAAAGTGGCAGGAGTTCGTCCCGCGTCTTCAAAAATGGATCCGTATTTTCGCGGATACCGGAGCACGGAACGGCTTGAGCGCTGCTTCGGGCTTTATGCTGGGGACGGAAAAGATCGGGGTTGCAGATATAGTGACAGCAATCCTTTGGACAACTGTAGCTGACCGATTCCCGGCCATTAAGGGCATCATCGAGGACACCTCACCCATAATCTGGGGTCTCTCCAGGAGAGTGGTAGCTACAGCTCCGCTGGCTGCTCTGAACAGTAAAAGTTTCGAAGAATATGGCAACGCTTATTGCGGCGGAGAAATTGAGAAATCGCTCCGAAAGGTAGCAAGTTGA